The Rhizobium rosettiformans genomic sequence CTCCGCGAGCAGGGATCAAAACCTCGGCGACCTTCCCGTCTGGAAACTCGAAGACCTCTATCCCGGCCAGACCTCGTCGGAATTTCTCGGTGCCGTCGAGAAGGCCGGCGCCGATGCGCTTGCCTTTGAGACGAAGTGGAAGGGCAAGCTTGCAGCATCTCTCGAAACCGTCGGGGAAGGCTCGCTGGCCGAAGCGCTGCGGGAGATGGAAGCACTGGAAGACCTGCTCGGTCGCATCGCCTCCTATGCCGGCCTCACTTATTATTCCGACATGACCAATCCGGCGAATGGCAAGTTCTTCGGTGATATCCAGGCGAAGCTGACGGACATGTCGTCCCGCCTTCTCTTCTTCCCGCTGGAACTCAACCGCCTGCCCGACGACGCTGTCGATGCGGCCATGGACCGCGATCAGGCTCTCGGCCACTTCCGCCCCTGGATCGTCGACCTGCGCAAGGACAAGCCCTTCCAGCTCGACGACCGCTTCGAACAGCTTTTCCTTGAGAAGTCGCAGACGGGTGCTGCGGCCTTCAACCGCCTGTTCGACGAGACGCTTGCCGCACTTCGTTTCAAGGTCGGCGAGGACGAGATGCCGCTCGAACCGACGCTGACGCTTCTTCAGGATGCCGACCCGGCCAAGCGCAAGCTCGCTGCCGAAGCCCTGTCGAAGACCTTCAAGGACAATATCCGCATCTTCACTCTGGTGACCAACACGCTCGCCAAGGACAAGGACATCTCCGACCGCTGGCGCGGCTTCGAGGACATCGCCGATAGTCGCCACCTCGCCAACCGGGTCGAGCGCGAAGTCGTCGATGCGCTGGCCGAAGCGGTCCGCGAAGCCTATCCGCGCCTGTCACATCGCTATTACAAGATGAAGGCGAAGTGGCTCGGCATGGACCAGATGAATTTCTGGGACCGCAATGCGCCGCTTGCCGAAACGCCTGACAGACTGAT encodes the following:
- a CDS encoding M3 family oligoendopeptidase, whose protein sequence is MIDRRPALSSLTQASASRDQNLGDLPVWKLEDLYPGQTSSEFLGAVEKAGADALAFETKWKGKLAASLETVGEGSLAEALREMEALEDLLGRIASYAGLTYYSDMTNPANGKFFGDIQAKLTDMSSRLLFFPLELNRLPDDAVDAAMDRDQALGHFRPWIVDLRKDKPFQLDDRFEQLFLEKSQTGAAAFNRLFDETLAALRFKVGEDEMPLEPTLTLLQDADPAKRKLAAEALSKTFKDNIRIFTLVTNTLAKDKDISDRWRGFEDIADSRHLANRVEREVVDALAEAVREAYPRLSHRYYKMKAKWLGMDQMNFWDRNAPLAETPDRLISWDEAKDMVLSAYGGFAPEMAEIAGRFFDGGWIDAPARPGKAPGAFAHPTVPSAHPYVLVNYLGKPRDVMTLAHELGHGVHQVLAGGQGALMCQTPLTLAETASVFGEMLTFRALLDKTTDKRERKAMLAQKVEDMINTVVRQIAFYQFERKIHTARKEGELTAEKIGELWLSVQQESLGPAIKISEGYENWWAYIPHFIHSPFYVYAYAFGDCLVNSLYAVYQNADQGFQDKYFELLKAGGTKHHSELLAPFGLDATDPSFWAKGLSMIEGLIDELEALDKAA